A single genomic interval of Helianthus annuus cultivar XRQ/B chromosome 13, HanXRQr2.0-SUNRISE, whole genome shotgun sequence harbors:
- the LOC110943129 gene encoding uncharacterized protein LOC110943129, which yields MSESGSPGEVNQFPNTSTPGSSPAHVAIPTSFSTPGSTPEFLTFNTPTPSRSGVPSPNVGVTDTPTRIELNPEGVANNFLELRSLLNQYVNKEKDKGVRIHLDYDEPEPTLSPGPPVPPFTTRNEAGPSNPPNPVPYLSTMANPTIHPLFSSQPVMSGAPLGHELTLDQLLQSPVTSFPASTTTSWEQALSVLPLA from the coding sequence ATGTCTGAAAGTGGATCCCCGGGTGAAGTAAATCAGTTTCCAAACACTTCAACCCCGGGTAGCAGCCCAGCTCATGTGGCTATACCAACCTCTTTCTCaactccggggagcacacccgagtttcTTACCTTTAACACTCCAACTCCTTCCAGATCCGGAGTTCCTTCCCCTAATGTTGGCGTCACTGACACTCCAACGCGTATTGAACTTAACCCCGAGGGGGTTGCCAACAATTTCCTTGAGTTGAGGTCTCTCCTCAACCAGTATGTGAACAAAGAGAAGGATAAGGGAGTGAGGATTCATCTAGACTATGATGAGCCTGAACCAACGCTGTCTCCCGGACCTCCCGTTCCACCTTTTACAACCAGGAATGAGGCTGGCCCCAGTAATCCTCCAAATCCTGTTCCATATTTGTCTACAATGGCAAACCCTACAATACATCCTCTCTTTTCATCTCAGCCAGTTATGAGTGGTGCTCCTCTGGGCCATGAGCTGACCTTAGATCAGCTCCTACAGTCCCCAGTAACAAGCTTTCCAGCTTCTACAACAACTTCATGGGAACAAGCCCTGTCCGTGCTTCCATTGGCATGA